The segment CTAAATCActtttatgatttttttgtAGGTACTTATCTTTAAATGATCTTAACGgtacaattttttattaattcttctagaaatattattaaatataatttctaGAAAGCCCAATATTGTACCTAAAATTGGAGACAaatcttttataatattgcTTAATTCTATAGGAAAAGCGCgatcaataaaaaatttaaggaAATTTAAATGGGAATAAATTTACAGAAAATATATCTTGCACTCATGGAAGAAAAGCAAAAATTAACTATGTATTTCCTCTATATTATCTTATTCtgtaaattctttttttttttttctctcttaCAATATAATAATGTTGTTTTACAATTATTCTCCCTGTGAGTAGCtagttaattttatatacattttttagaCAGCGAATTAAATACATAGAACACTATATGATAATAAGAGTTGTTtcaataaaaagaattatagctcatatattaaatatttaattaaaatagtatatatcatacacaaaaatataaaaaaaaaaataagtaccAATTTACAattgtattatttatatttttttgtgaaGCAATGGATTCCTATTTTgtatagataaaataaaataatatttttaataaattatgtgACTTATGAAGTAAAGATtaagaattatttataaatcatTCTGTTACTATGGTGAAGTATAGAGAATTCCTAGTAAACTGTCCTTTGCCTTATTAACTACTtcattcaatatttttttctaaaattattaaataacgatttattaattctttatttaatgattctggaaaaaatattgaataaacaaataataaaacaatatattataatatactttattataattaaactTAGCAGAGATCACTATAGATTCtccttatttatttcattattcatTACTTTGTCAATAATTGTATCAATGTCTTATTTTATACAATACTAATGGTCAATAAATAATATCATCATCCTATCCTATATGATATGTGTGAGGAAATGGTGTTATAGACTCATTCTAAATGGTATTTAAGAATAAtactaaataaatatttttatttattcagtTAACTTAcgttatttataaaatattttaattttctttcattctttttttaattgcaCGTGAACTATTTATTTGCGTGTGAATGATTTAAGAGaatgaattattttatgtaagtaaattatctttatgtgaataatttatcttgtgtaaatgatttattttatatgaatgatttaaaattataagtaaatgaaaatataatgtaACAAAAACTACTGAAAAATGTGATTAAAGTAAAATAGTATACAATATAAATTTGTTTTAACTTATATAGATAATTATGTAAAGAGCATATAATTATCTATGATATGTAATCTCATTATAATTAAAGTTAGCAGTGATTTTACTGCGagctttttattaatttgactACCTAAAgtataataaaagtatttcaatggtcaattaataaatcagtaaTCTGCAAAAATCAGTGAATAGAAAGGATATTTTTAggataatgaagaaattaaatttatatgatataatatgcaaaacaaaaaagatgataattatttttatataacatttttaataaaaataagctATAATTCCCATAAAACTATATGAATTGATTTCCATAAATGAATTGGTGTTTTAAGAATTAACAAAacatttaattaatttattttattttaatggataacaaaattatataaaataagctatttatttcataatatgtagtataattataaaaaattatatattgtctaaaataagtaatttcaaaataaaattagtagAAAAAAGTGCATTCTTCTTATTAATTTATGTGTTCAATATTAAAGTCTTTGAatatccaattaataaatcaattatatataatctttatatagttaatttatataatataaaataaaaaatataatttatataaaatttaaaaatctcttaattctatattaaattaatactCTATTGTACTTAATACtttaagaatatattaaaaaaaaattcgcataatttattaaaaaatttatattcttattaAAATTCAAATATTCAATATTCACAAACACATCTCTGtgtaatatacatatattttttcaaaaattaacTCTCGTAAATAAAATTTGCCTCTTTAGAACCAATTATTTGTCAACTAATTTTcccaaaatataaaaaaaagtagttctttataaaaaaaatgtcattaaaaaagaaattaataagttttcttttttaaattagatAGTTAAGGTATTTTCTAAATACTTTGCGTACcctataaaaatttttgctGTATTATATTTCGTTCTATTCAGTGATTAAAAAAGTTCATAATGTTCTTTATAggatattaaaatatatttgagtATCTCCTTCTTTATAAGAGTTATGTGCATTATTAGAAAATgcaaaattattaaaactcttattattataattaattttcctattattacttttataaacaattaaaattaatacacCATAACATATTAACAACGCAATTAGAGTTCCTATTAATTTAATGCTTCCGTTATCTAATTTACTTTTACTGTTCTCTTTATTTTGTGAGTACAGTTCTGAACCCATCTCATTATATTGAATATCATTACCAACATTATTagtaattaatatatttttatcctTTATCTTATTAGTTGTATTTAAATggatttttatttcattatattctcctttttcaattatttctttttcgtaatattgtattatattattcaCTTTAATtacaatattataaatagaaTGAATCATATTATTGTTTTcatgtataaatattttattttggtCTATGCTTCTCATTATGCTTTCAAAAATTCTTCTTGATTCTTCTATCTTACTTTtagttctttttttataatcatttACGTCATTTAATATTTCCTTGTTTTCTTCCTCTGATAGTTCATCATAATTCTCACACTGGTATAATTCTGTAtctttcattaaaaatattgttctttctattaaatatgaaatttgttttatatgattcatcattttcttattttcacTATTATTGTGATTTTCAtacttatatatttctataaaaatatatatagacaaattataaaattcatcaagttgtaaaattttttcttttgtatcTATAGGTTTAATAAGAAGTAATTTTTGGTATTCTCCTTTCATGaaatattcaattttttctaaataattttttaagtcTAAAATATACctcttttcattttctataacatttttatatgattCTGCTATATCAACAAATTTTTTAGAACTATTTTCCATTTCTTTCAATTTTGTTTCATTAAtctttttgtaaattttttttaagtggtttttttcttgtttaaACTCTTTATAGagaatttttaattctagtaaatttttatctacataaatagaattttttttttcatttgctcttaaaaatagtttttttatatcatttattcTTTCTATAACTTTTTGTTGGTTTTTCTTTAATTCATCTTTAAGATTATTTAAATGTTCAACACCATTTAATTCATAAATACTAATGATATTCCTATGAAAACATTCATTGGTTGTATAAATGTCATAATTTATGGAGTTATAACTATTTACAACATACTCTACACATTCAACAGcattatttttccttttttcaaTTATGGTTGAATCATTCGACATTTCAGAATTAATAGCTGTAATAGCTAAAGAGAGAATATGTAACTTGCATTTTTCTCTTAATTCTAAtaacttataaaaataagaattaattcctaaaatgttattatttgtatcaactactttattttcaataatgTTTATATAATCTTCTACTTTTTCTATTACACCTTCAGTAAACTTCTTTATATGTaatatttcaataaaataacctaaatcatttaaaaaattcccatatttattaaattctgCTACTATTTCGTCTGTTTTTAACTCTGTCTgaattttattatacttttcttcataaaaactgataatttttttaaaattcccATATTCTTTAGAATTTCGCAATATTTCATCATATTCCTCATTGATATtaataacttttatttttttaaaattttcaagtGAATCTTGTGCACTACGTAAAGTTTTATCAACTTTATATcttgtatttttaatttttttttttagttcatctcttatttttattttttcataaatatcttccataatgataatattttcttcattctctttttctttattatttatatcaaatGAATCACCTTGTATACTTAAAACAATATCTTCTGCATTTTCTATGTCTTTATAACCTTCCAAAATTGATGTTGATTCTATATTCATATctataaatgaaattattttacatattttatcataaattaaatatgctTTATCTTTATAAGAAGAATGCACTATTTTcctttctttaaatttactaattttattttttgcatTATCTATCTCAATCAATGCAGTACATGTGCAATttgaatttataatattttcaagatttcttttaatattttctgaATATTTCCCCAATTTTGTATACTCTTCCTTAGCATTTTCGTTAACGTTATCTAAttcatttttcatatataatattaatctTAATATCTCATTTATTCTaatatcattaatattattcagcaaatttttcatttcctTGTTAAATTCTATAagcttttctttttctactttagctttttcttttttctctttcaAATCATTATATGTTTTAGAAGATTCTAAAATCATTAATgcttctttttctatttctttgtACGATTTATTAAATGAGTCATATATCtcattcatttttctttcaggatctttaaatttttgtaatataacattttcttttaatgcagaatttttcaaaaatgtaATTGATGTGTCAATAGTTAATTTTattgattttattaatacatctatattttttttatattcctcagctattttttttatctcttCCAGGATTCCttcttcataaaattttttatataataccATTTGATCTTCTAGTGTAGCAGTTATAGTCTCTATATCCTTAAGATAATTTAGTTCAGTgtcaaaaaatttttttttttcttcaaaattttctaaaacttttgaaattttttctaaGTTATCTTTTCCTATTTCTAATTCATTTAATGAactttcataatttttttcaactATAGTATAAAAGGAATTCATTTCATTTTCGGCATcacttataatatttattattctattttttaatttctcttTATCTAGTAGAGTTTGGTTTGCATTTATTCTTGTAATTTGTATTTTAGTAAATGCATCTATggatttttcattatttgcttcatcttcattttgcatattaatatcttcttgcTCTAGTCtaattaatcttttttttaatccttTTAATAGGTATATATTATCGTAGTAACCATTTTGCATTTTTATAAGTATATCTGtcacataattttttttcatctcaatcttcattttttctgctaaaattatagaatcatttaaaatatcattCATCTTTTCTCTATATTTCAAAGAcaattcataatttttatgagtTTCTTCTGTATATTTAGCTGCCTTATTTGAGTAATTTTCAGACTCAACAACGTATCTATTTACATTTTCCATTACTTGATcagttaatattttttcttcatcattattttttaaatatattattttatcttttcctcttatgatattattaaaataaaatgaagaaGCAACTTTGTGCTTTTCAGCTTCTGATAAAAACacatttatatcttttattttatatttaatgttTTTTCTAACTAACCTTATTTCTTCTATctttttatcaaataaatCTTCATCTAAGTTATGTGTAAGTAAATCCCTTAATTCCTCTgcatttttcaaataatctAGTACTTTTCTTTTTGCATTTTCTGATTCCGTGAATTCTTTTTTTgcattttcttcttcttttttaactAGTTGAGCGTTATTTTCTATGTCTTGCATTACTACGCTAAATGTTGTCGATGTTAACATCATTTCTATATGTTTAATTGTTTTTGATGCATAATCTATTTtactctttttatttataacttCTTTCAATTTTCCCTCAACGTTTATTTGGATGGCATAAATATCATTTTCTACTTTTACTgttgatatatttttcattgttGCTTTAACATCTTTTTCTAATCTATTTATTTCCTCTATATCTCTTTTAGCACCACTAACATAATCTTCATAATTTAAACTTTCTAATGAACATTTTTCTATATCCGGTATGTTTTCCTCTAATtgcttaattttttctttatacaGATCAAtagtttttatttcttcttcagCTCTTCTTTTTACATCTGTAATTTGATCAAGGTAATCATatactaatatttttttatattctaattttttttcattaatttctgCTAATGTATTTTGCAACCTTATGTCCACTTTATCATGATCTTCcaattcttttttcattttttcataCTTCCTTTTCATattgtttcttttttcattgaatttttcattatatttctttagaTTATTAGAGTTATCAACTTCacttttaaatttatgttGAATTTCtgcaattttttctttatctatattaatattattctttaattCACTAAAACTTTGCCATATTTCATTCAATTTTtccttattattattataaatcacattctttatatctttttcaaatttatattttttgaaaccTCTTTCAGCTACCTCTAAAATTCGTGAACTTGCTACTATTTTTTTGCTTATTTCTTGATATAGTTCCATTATAAAACTATAAATCATATTTgcaatttcattattttgggtgttaattaaattatcaaCTTCTAAACTTAATGTATTTATTCTTACATTTGAACTTGCTATATCGCCTATAATagtttctaaattttttttttttcttgataTATTTTCTGAATCgattgttatatttttttcattaaggGAATTCTTGccgtttttttttaaatctgcAGAGGACTCTAGTAGATCCTTTGACTTTTTCTCTGATTCATCAATTGGTTTCATTTGATCTTccacaattttttttttttttcttaattcaCTTAAAAGGTTTtcttttacattattttctATCAAGCTATCTTCTTCAATAGAGATATAATGTCTATTTAGTTTTTCTTCTAATTCCTTCAAATTTCTTCTTAAATTCTCAATTGATTCTCCATTTTTATTGGATTCATTTATAACTTTATTTAAAACTTTAATatcttctattattttttttgataaccTAACTTTTTCTATGCTATCATCTATTGAACTAGTTACACTCTCATAATCTCTCTGataatcatttaattttttatctgcatttatttcaataattttttcctttaaagCTTTAAGATTGCCAAAAACTATATGATTATTAAGAATTTTTTCATGTTCctctatttttttgtatatttcaAATTGTTCTTTATAAATAGAAACAA is part of the Plasmodium relictum strain SGS1 genome assembly, contig: PRELSG_00_v1_94, whole genome shotgun sequence genome and harbors:
- a CDS encoding reticulocyte binding protein, putative, which codes for MERIKIMIAYSVFIFSLFDLSYEKKVEVTSNKFKSNIKNLSSVPNLEKTELKNFVIEYNNEKMKNLRISISSNPNIYNKKIGKLEIEEKKSPNIYKVKSSVVKKDYNIKTNPSNIMHIEKNIPYLSNIYIYNGGKQNKLVSSAYSFIEEKTSELIDHQLLNDYRSLIKQLDENYKKGRDSYIKLLSYKETEKYYLEKEKEYYQNFQIRIVPAIDEIIKSAEEYINYCKKSKDDIKKKMNELELIENVEKVDTITQKIDAFKSDIVVIKEKLNKDFESIEKKREDVYKDVDTYLKLERIKVKQKRNVRGSYRKTIESYLGEMDSCEKCGNLTKECENFLESDSKLLKIKNKNFYHKKYKHTLKLLMEEINDIITISKENEKIISDNFASIKDMQNNVRNFVFDNNNITEKATSLSIAYYNYIFAEKSCQELKLNFEKKKGEIYVLFDNIAKELGDEINSLVYPSEIESKNEKIYSQSKEILSYVDRMIHENCEILEDLSYSNQEISAIINKIIQLYSQIGTHNISLKREFHSINEKYNSFKSEKCQIETWKQNLPIDNQKILIDITENVHAKKKNIEDIIASSNKKNEELERNFEALKSLKDEIEELIKKIKTEKEILKELKTKEDEQIKQAVGNIEQELENIGRKISKLKSFMDLKCTENKDIKIIEKVIDESSFDNKSEYTTKKEIAKEKMETAVRSLFHNGKIEKTYNEIPNYISEKKRVNYMIYDLNTINSILGELKQKSTEIDNIIEEGTTIMEGDIASATKNLSELRDNIITESIEDLHNKMKNSHETFNQILSFINDSMIDYKKKKDKFKDFEEDIKKKKISFFDNLVEEDSDTLEGKDTFQETFSLNKIIKENENLILTKISEARNIVSIYKEQFEIYKKIEEHEKILNNHIVFGNLKALKEKIIEINADKKLNDYQRDYESVTSSIDDSIEKVRLSKKIIEDIKVLNKVINESNKNGESIENLRRNLKELEEKLNRHYISIEEDSLIENNVKENLLSELRKKKKIVEDQMKPIDESEKKSKDLLESSADLKKNGKNSLNEKNITIDSENISRKKKNLETIIGDIASSNVRINTLSLEVDNLINTQNNEIANMIYSFIMELYQEISKKIVASSRILEVAERGFKKYKFEKDIKNVIYNNNKEKLNEIWQSFSELKNNINIDKEKIAEIQHKFKSEVDNSNNLKKYNEKFNEKRNNMKRKYEKMKKELEDHDKVDIRLQNTLAEINEKKLEYKKILVYDYLDQITDVKRRAEEEIKTIDLYKEKIKQLEENIPDIEKCSLESLNYEDYVSGAKRDIEEINRLEKDVKATMKNISTVKVENDIYAIQINVEGKLKEVINKKSKIDYASKTIKHIEMMLTSTTFSVVMQDIENNAQLVKKEEENAKKEFTESENAKRKVLDYLKNAEELRDLLTHNLDEDLFDKKIEEIRLVRKNIKYKIKDINVFLSEAEKHKVASSFYFNNIIRGKDKIIYLKNNDEEKILTDQVMENVNRYVVESENYSNKAAKYTEETHKNYELSLKYREKMNDILNDSIILAEKMKIEMKKNYVTDILIKMQNGYYDNIYLLKGLKKRLIRLEQEDINMQNEDEANNEKSIDAFTKIQITRINANQTLLDKEKLKNRIINIISDAENEMNSFYTIVEKNYESSLNELEIGKDNLEKISKVLENFEEKKKFFDTELNYLKDIETITATLEDQMVLYKKFYEEGILEEIKKIAEEYKKNIDVLIKSIKLTIDTSITFLKNSALKENVILQKFKDPERKMNEIYDSFNKSYKEIEKEALMILESSKTYNDLKEKKEKAKVEKEKLIEFNKEMKNLLNNINDIRINEILRLILYMKNELDNVNENAKEEYTKLGKYSENIKRNLENIINSNCTCTALIEIDNAKNKISKFKERKIVHSSYKDKAYLIYDKICKIISFIDMNIESTSILEGYKDIENAEDIVLSIQGDSFDINNKEKENEENIIIMEDIYEKIKIRDELKKKIKNTRYKVDKTLRSAQDSLENFKKIKVININEEYDEILRNSKEYGNFKKIISFYEEKYNKIQTELKTDEIVAEFNKYGNFLNDLGYFIEILHIKKFTEGVIEKVEDYINIIENKVVDTNNNILGINSYFYKLLELREKCKLHILSLAITAINSEMSNDSTIIEKRKNNAVECVEYVVNSYNSINYDIYTTNECFHRNIISIYELNGVEHLNNLKDELKKNQQKVIERINDIKKLFLRANEKKNSIYVDKNLLELKILYKEFKQEKNHLKKIYKKINETKLKEMENSSKKFVDIAESYKNVIENEKRYILDLKNYLEKIEYFMKGEYQKLLLIKPIDTKEKILQLDEFYNLSIYIFIEIYKYENHNNSENKKMMNHIKQISYLIERTIFLMKDTELYQCENYDELSEEENKEILNDVNDYKKRTKSKIEESRRIFESIMRSIDQNKIFIHENNNMIHSIYNIVIKVNNIIQYYEKEIIEKGEYNEIKIHLNTTNKIKDKNILITNNVGNDIQYNEMGSELYSQNKENSKSKLDNGSIKLIGTLIALLICYGVLILIVYKSNNRKINYNNKSFNNFAFSNNAHNSYKEGDTQIYFNIL